TGCGGTGGGCGATATCGTGCGCGGCGCGAGCCTTGTCGTCTGGGCGATCCGGGACGGGCGCGAGGCGGCGGACAGCATCGCCACCTATCTGGGCACGCCGGCGCAGGTCGCGGCGGAGTGATGGCAATCCGGTCTGCACAGCATGTGCATGGCGCGTCCACAGGGGGCACGCGGCCTGTGCACAGCCGTGGCCGCGCAGGGCCGAGGCCGGTCTGGCGCGGATTTGCGGCTGTCGGGATCGCGTCAACATTGCTAACCCTTCAGCCGACAGAGGCGCCGGCCCAGGCTGCGCGGTTTACCGCGCCCGAGGGGTGCAGTCTCCAGATGACGGTTCAGACCCGCGGCTGCAAAGTGTCCCAGCATTACATCTGCGCGGCGGACCGGGCGGGCGATCAGCATGTGGTCTATTACGACCGCGAGGGGCCGAGCTATCATTCCAAGATCGACGCCGAGACGCGCTGGCTTGAATCGAATGATCTGAATACCGGGCTGTCGGATTTTCTGGTGCCGGATGCGCCGGACCATGCCTCTTTCTCGACCCTGATCGAGACCGGGCGCGACGATTTCGATTTCTGGACCGTTTCGAACAGCGGCGAGCGTCTGCGCAATATCGGCGAGGACCAACTGACCGGAGAGACGGCCACGATCGACGGGGTCGAACTGGAGCTGACCGAGTTCAAGCTGGATGTGTTTTCCGAGGATGGGCAGTTGCTCATCCAGTCGCGGGGACAGCAATTCATCAGCCGCAGCCACGGGCGGTTCTATGGCGGGATCGAGCAATCCTCGGACTGGACGGGCGAACGTTACGAAGAAAATGACAGCCCCGTCACCTTTGCCTTTCCGGGCGAGGACGGGTTCGGCATGACCGAGCCGCTTTTCGATTGCGAGATCCAGATGGTGCGGGCCACACCGCTTTCCCCCGGCGATGAAATGCTCCGTACGAAGCTTGCGTCGGTAAGGACTTCAACGCGCCCTTATCTGCAAACGGCCGCGCGGCCCGATGCGTCCCATATCTCTGGTCAGGAGGTTGCCCAATGACTGAACTCGCGCATAACTGGCACGCCAATGAAGACGCTCGCCGCAAATGGATGGCGGAGAACAGTCTGTACCGGGCGGAGGACGAGCATTCATCCTGCGGGGTTGGTCTGGTGGTCAGCATCGACGGCACGCCTTCGCGGCAGGTGGTGCAGAACGGTATCGATGCGCTGAAGGCGATCTGGCATCGCGGGGCGGTGGATGCGGATGGCAAGACCGGCGACGGGGCGGGGATCCATGTGCAGATCCCGGTGCCGTTCTTCTATGACCAGATCCGCCGCACCGGGCACGAGCCCGACAAGGACAAGCTGATCGCGGTCGGGCAGGTCTTCCTGCCGCGCACCGATTTCGGCGCTCAGGAACGTTGCAGGACCATCGTCGAGACCGAGGTGATCCGCATGGGTCACTATATCTATGGCTGGCGGCATGTTCCGGTCGATATTTCGGTGCTTGGCGACAAGGCCAATGCCACTCGCCCCGAGATCGAGCAGATCCTGATCCGCAACGACAAGGGGCTGTCGGCGGTCGAGTTCGAGCGCGAGCTGTATATCATCCGCCGCCGCATCGAAAAGGCCGCCGCCGCGGCGCAGATCCCGCAGCTTTACTTCTGCTCGCTGTCCTGCCGCAGCATCATCTATAAGGGGATGATGCTGGCCGAACAGGTGGCCGAGTTCTATCCCGACCTGAAGGATGAGCGCTTCGAAAGCGCTTTCGCGATCTATCACCAGCGTTATTCCACCAACACCTTCCCGCAATGGTGGCTGGCGCAGCCCTTCCGCATGCTGGCCCATAACGGCGAGATCAACACGCTGAAGGGCAATCTGAACTGGCTGAAAAGCCACGAAATCCGCATGGCGTCGAGCGCGTTCGGCGATATGGCCGAGGATATCAAGCCGATCGCGCCGGGCGGGTCGTCTGATTCTGCGGCTCTGGATGCGGTGTTCGAGGTGATGGTGCGCTCGGGCCGCTCGGCGCCGATGACGAAGACCATTCTGGTGCCGGAAAGCTGGTCGAAGACGGTCACCGACATGCCGAAGGCCTGGGCGGATATGTATGCCTATTGCAACGCCGTGATGGAGCCGTGGGACGGACCGGCGGCGCTGGCGATGACCGACGGGCGCTGGGTCTGCGGCGGGCTGGACCGCAACGGGCTGCGCCCGATGCGCTATGTGGTCACCGGGGATAATCTGCTGATCGCGGGTTCCGAGGTCGGCATGGTGCCCGTCGATGAGGCCAATGTCGTCGAGAAGGGCGCGCTCGGCCCCGGGCAGATGATCTGCGTCGATATGGAAGACGGCAAGCTCTACCACGATTCCGAGATCAAGGACCGGCTATCGGCCAGCCAGCCCTTTGGAGAATGGATCGAGAAGGTCGTGCAGCTTTCCGAAGAAATGCGCGATCTCCCCGAAGAGCTGGTTTTCAAGGGCGAAGAGCTGCGCCGCCGCCAGACCGCGGCCGGCTTTACCATCGAAGAGCTGGAAAACGTGCTGTCCCCCATGGCCGAGGACGGCAAGGAAGCGATCGCCAGCATGGGCGACGATACCCCGCCCGCGGTGCTGTCCAGCCAGTATCGCCCGCTGAGCCATTTCTTCCGGCAGAATTTCAGCCAGGTGACCAACCCGCCCATCGACTCGCTGCGCGAAACGCGGGTAATGAGCCTCAAGACGCGGTTCGGCAATCTCAAGAACGTGCTCGACGAGAGCTCCAGCCAGACCGAGATTCTGCTGCTGGAAACACCTTTCGTCGCCAATGGCGAATTCGCCGAGATGATGAAACTGTTCGGCGACTCGGTCACGCAGATCGACTGCACCTATCCGAAGGATGCCGGCGCCGAGGCGCTTGGCGAAGCGCTTGCCCGGATTCGGGCCGAGGCAGAGGATGCGGTGCGCTCGGGTGCGGGGCATCTGGTGCTGAGCGACGAGAGGATCGGGGCAGAGCGTATCGGGGTCCCGATGATCCTGGCCACCTCGGCGGTGCATAGCTGGCTGACCAGCAAGGGGCTGCGGACATTCTGCTCGCTGAATGTGCGCTCGGCGGAATGTGTCGATTCGCATTATTTCGCGGTGCTGATGGGCTGCGGGGCGACCACGGTGAACCCCTACCTCGCCCAGGACAGCATCGCCGACCGGATCGACCGGGGCCTGCTGGAGGGCACGCTGATCGAGAATATGCGCCGCTATCGCGATGCTATCGACGCGGGTCTGTTGAAGATCATGTCGAAGATGGGGATTTCGGTCCTGTCCTCCTATCGCGGCGGGCTGAATTTCGAGGCGGTCGGGCTGTCGCGGGCGCTGGTAAACGAATATTTCCCCGGCATGCAGAGCCGCATCTCGGGCATCGGGCTACACGGCATTCAACGCAAGCTGGAAGAGGTCCATGCCCGCGGTTTTCAGGGCGAGGCACAGCTTCTGCCGGTGGGCGGTTTCTACAAGCTGCGCCGCTCGGGCGAAAAACACGCCTGGGGCGCCAACAATATGCGGCTGTTGCAACTGGCCTGCGAAAAGGCGTCCTACGACGTCTGGAAGCAGTTCTCGAAAGCTGTGCGGTCAAACCCGCCGATCCATGTGCGCGACCTCTTGGACGTGAAGCCGCTTGGCAAGCCGGTCCCGATCGAAGAGGTGGAATCCATCACCTCGATCCGCAAGCGCTTCGTGACGCCGGGCATGTCCCTGGGGGCGCTGTCGCCCGAGGCGCATATGACGCTGAACATCGCGATGAACCGGATCGGGGCGAAGTCGGATTCCGGCGAGGGCGGCGAAGACCCGGCGCATAGCCATCCGCTGCCCAATGGCGACAATCCCTGCGCCAAGATCAAGCAGGTCGCCTCGGGCCGGTTCGGGGTCACGGCGGAATATCTGAATGCCTGTGAAGAGCTGGAAATCAAGGTCGCCCAGGGTGCCAAACCCGGTGAGGGTGGCCAGCTTCCGGGCATGAAGGTGACCAAGCTGATCGCGCGGCTGCGCCACTCGACCCCCGGAGTCACGCTGATCTCGCCGCCGCCGCATCACGATATCTACAGTATCGAGGATCTGGCGCAGCTGATCTATGACCTCAAGCAGATCAACCCGCGGGCCAAGATCACCGTGAAACTGGTGGCGTCGTCAGGCGTCGGCACGATTGCGGCGGGTGTGGCCAAGGCGAAGGCCGATATCATCCTGATCTCGGGCCATAATGGCGGGACGGGGGCATCGCCTGCGACCTCGATCAAATTTGCCGGTCTGCCCTGGGAGATGGGCCTGACGGAAGCGCATCAGGTTCTGGCGATGAACAATCTGCGCGAACGCGTCACGCTGCGCACCGATGGCGGGCTGCGCACCGGCCGCGACATCGTCATGGCCGCGATGATGGGGGCCGAGGAATACGGCATCGGCACCGCCGCGCTGATCGCCATGGGCTGCATCATGGTGCGTCAGTGCCAGTCGAATACCTGCCCGGTGGGCGTGTGCACGCAGGATGAAAAGCTGCGCGCGATGTTCAACGGCTCGGCCGACAAGGTGGTGAACCTGATCACCTTCTATGCGACCGAGGTGCGCGAGGTGCTGGCCGAGATCGGGGCGCGCAGCCTCGATGAGGTGATCGGGCGGGCCGATCTGCTGACCCAGGTCAGCCGCGGCGCGGCGCATCTGGACGACCTGGACCTGAACCCGCTGCTGATCACCGTCGATGGGTCGGACAAGATCGTCTATGACCGTTCCAAGCCGCGCAACGCGGTGATGGACACGCTGGACGCGGAAATCATCCGCGATGCCGAGCGGTTCTTCAGCGCCGGTGAGAAGATGCAGCTCCATTACGCGGTGCGCAACACGCTGCGCACCATCGGCACGCGCACCTCGTCGATGATTGTGCAGAGCTTCGGGATGAACAATAATCTTCAGCCCGATCACCTGACGGTTCGTCTGACCGGCAGCGCGGGGCAGTCGCTGGGCGCCTTCGCGGCGCCGGGGCTGAAGATCGAGGTGTCGGGCGATGCGAATGACTATGTGGGCAAGGGGCTGTCCGGTGGCATCGTCGTCGTGCGCCCGCCCATGGCCTCGCCGCTGAATGCCGCAGAGAACGTGATCATCGGCAATACCGTGCTCTATGGCGCCACCGAGGGGTATCTCTTTGCCGCGGGCAAGGCAGGCGAGCGTTTCGCCGTCCGCAACTCCGGCGCCAAAGCGGTGATCGAGGGCTGCGGTTCGAATGGCTGCGAATACATGACCGGCGGCACGGCGGTGATACTCGGCCGGATCGGGGCCAATTTCGGCGCCGGGATGACCGGCGGGATGGCCTATCTCTACGATCCAGAAAATGTCGCGACGAGCTATATCAACCCAGAGACGCTGGTGACCTGCCCGGTGACCGTCGCCCATTGGGAGGAAGAGCTGAAAACCCTGATCGAGCGCCATGCCGAGGAGACCAATTCGGCCAAGGCGCGCGAGATCCTCGAGAACTGGGATCTGGAGCGCGGAAATTTCCTTCAGGTCTGCCCGAAGGAAATGCTGCCGAATCTGGAACATCCGATCGCGGAATCGGGCGATCTGGCGGCGGTGCCGGCGGAATAGGCGCGGCTTTCATCCTGACGCAAATATCCTCGGGGGGCGTTCGCCCCCTGGGGCGGACGAAGGGGGGCAGACAGCCCCCCTTCTTCGTCTCGGTCGCGGTTCACGCCCGATGATAGGGCGATCCGGCCAGGATCGAGGCCGCGCGATAGAGCTGTTCGGCCAGCATGACGCGGACCAGCATATGCGGCCAGACCATGCGCCCGAAGCTGATCTGCCAGTCGGCGCGGTTGCGCAGGGCGGGGGCCAGCCCGTCCGCCCCGCCGATGATAAGGCAGATATCGCGGGACTGGTCACGCAACGCAGCGATGCGCTGCGCGAATTCGGGCGAGGAGGGCTGCTCGCCCCGCTCGTCCAGCATGATGACAAAGCTGCCCTGCGGAATGGCACGCTCGATCAGCGGTGCTTCGGCCGCCATGCCGCCGCCGCGCTTATCCTCGACCTCGACAAGCTGCACCGGCGGCAGGCCGAGGCTGCGCCCGGTCTTGGCAAAGCGGTCGAGATAGTCGTCAATCAAGCTCAGCTCGGGCGATTTCCGCAGCCGGCCCACGGTGAGAAGGGTGATGCGCATGACACAGATTTGCGTGATCGGAGGGTGAAGCGAAAAAACTCAGCAGCGCCCGACCGGGTGGGGGCGAGAGCCCCGCCTGCGGGGTCGGCAGGGGCCGCCCGGCGCTGACCACCGGGCGAAGGCTCTGAGCGCGGCGCATCGCGGCGTGGCGACGGCCCGACGCAGCAACGTGGATTAATGCGCAGCCATTTCAGCGCGGAGCGTTTTCAGCTGGTCGCTCGGCATCCACATCTTTTCGAGCTGATAGAACTCGCGCACTTCCGGGCGGAAGACATGGACGACGACATCATCCGTGTCGATCAGCACCCAGTCGCCCGCATCCTTGCCCTCGATCCGGGCCGAACGCCCGGTGGCGTCCTTGATGCGCTGTGCGAGTTTCTCGGCGATGGTCGCGACCTGACGGGCGTTGCGGCCCGATGCGATGACCATGTGATCGGCCATGGCCGAACGGCCGCGGAGGTCGATGGTCACGACATCCTCGGCCTTGTCATCATCAAGAGAAGTCAGGATACGCTGCAAGATCTCGTCGCTGCTCAGATCCTGCGGCGCGGCGGTCACATTCGGCTGGTCTGCCGATTGGACGTGATTGGACAGGGGTAGATCCTCCGGTCTTCGCGCCTGATCGCCCCGGCGCCGGGCTGATATCAATATAGCACCGATAGCGTGTTTCTCAATCTCCGGCGATGAATTTCGGCGATGCCGCCCCGTCATCCTCGCCCAGAACCCGGACCTCACGCTGCGGGAAGGGAATGGATATGCCGTGTTCCTTGAACGCATCCCAGAGAGCGATGAAGACCTGTCCGCGCACATTGGTAAGCCCGCCCTGCGCGTCCGAGATCCAGAAGCGCAGCACGTAATCGACCGAGCTGTCGCCGAAGCCGGTGATCCAGCAGACCGGCGTGCGCTGCGCCAGCACACGCTTGACCGTCATGGCTGCATTGATCGCCACGCGCGACACCTCATGCGGGTCGTCGCCATAGGCGGTGCCAAAATGCACGTCGAGCCGCACGAAATTATTGGTATGCGACCAGTTAACCACCTGATTGGTGACGAGATCCTCGTTCGGGATCAGGTATTCCTTCCCGTCCCGCGTCACCACCGAGACATAGCGCGCGCCGAGCGCGTCGATCCAGCCGAATGTGTCTCCGAGGCTGATGACGTCTCCGGGCTTGACCGATTTGTCCAGCAGGATGATGACGCCGGACACGAGGTTCGACACGACTTTCTGAAGACCGAAGCCCAGACCGACACCGACCGCGCCGGAAAATACCGCCAGACCGGTCAGATCCACCCCGATCGCCTTCAGCCCGATGACGATGGCCAAAGTGAACAGCCCGATCTGGAGGATCTTCGCTGTCAGCACCCGCATGGTCGGCGACAGATCCGCAGATGTCGCGAGCCTCCGCGTCAGCACTCCGGTCAGCACCCGCGCCCCGGCCAGCAGCGCCGTCATCACCGCCGCCGCCTGCACCACCGTCAGCAGCGAGATGCGGAACGAGCCGAGGCTCAGCGCGATGCTGTCCATCAGCCGTCCCGCCGAGGGGGTGAGGTTCAAAAGATACAACACCGCCCAGATCCAGGCCGCCCATTTCGCGATGCGGCGGGCCAGCGGATTGGCGATCAGCCGCGACAGAAAGGCGATCAGCAGAACCGCGGTAGCAAGTTCGGCTGCGATGGTGACGACATAGCCCAACGCCGGCAGCGAGAGCTGCGTCAGCACGCCCACCGCCGCCCAGGCCATCAGGGTGAACAGGATCAGCCTCAGCCGACGGTCGACGATAAGCCCGATGCGGAGCTGCCATTTCGGCCAGCCCTCCCGCTTGCGCAGCCAGCGACGCAGCATCGGCGAGAGCAGCCGCGCCAGCAGATGCGCCGCCAACATCAGCAGGATCACCGCCGCGACCTGTGCCAGCCGTGAGGGCGACAGCATGTTGCGCACGAGCAGATCGAGCTGTTGCCAGAAGCCTCCGGCAGCGTCGATGATATCCTCTGGCGGGGTGATGTTCTCCATAACGGGATTAGACAGCCGGCATGCCGCAGCTTCAAGGGTTACGGGGATCGGCGGCTTCACTTTCCGCTTGCCTGAATCGGTCCAGCCGCGCTAGGCGTGCTCGCGGAATACGGGAGACGCTGGCGCAGGCCAGGGCCGAAGGAGCAACCGCCCCGGTAATCTCTCAGGCAAAGGGACCGTATCCGCCATAAACTCTGAAGAGTGGCCCATCCGGGCCCGCCGAAGGATGACGATCTCAGGCGCCCAGAGGCCGGAAGGCCGGGCAGGGACAGAGGGGGTGACCAACCGCACGAGACCCGTGCAAGGAGGATGCCTTTGGCCGAGTTGAAACGAACACCGCTCTATGACCTGCATGTCTCGCTGGGGGGCAAGATGGTGCCCTTTGCCGGTTGGGAAATGCCGGTGCAATTCCCGATGGGTGTGATGGGCGAGCATCTGCATACGCGCGGAAAGGCCGGGCTGTTCGATGTGAGCCATATGGGACAGGTGATCCTGCGCGCGCCCTCGGGGAAGGCGGCGGATGCGGCGCAGGTGCTGGAAACCGCCGTGCCCGCCAATATTGTCGGGCTGGGCGAGGGGCGGCAGCGCTATGGGCTTTTCACAAACGAACAGGGTGGCATTCTTGACGATCTGATGATCGCGAACAGGGGGGACCATCTGTTCCTGGTGGTCAATGCCGCCTGTGCCGATCAGGATATCGCCCTGCTGCGCAAGCTGGATGGCGTCAGCGTCGAGCCGATCACCGACCGCGCGCTGCTGGCGTTGCAGGGGCCGGAAGCGGTTCGGGTGCTATCCGCGCTGATCCCGGCTGTGGCCGAGATGAAATTCATGGATGTGGCCGTGCTGGACTGGGACGGGGCCGAGATGTGGGTCTCGCGTTCCGGCTATACCGGCGAGGACGGGTTCGAGATTTCCGTGCCCGCCGACCGGGCCGAGGCGTTTGCCAAGGCGCTGCTGGCCGATGAAGCGGTCGCGCCCATCGGTCTCGGCGCGCGCGATTCGCTGCGGCTCGAGGCCGGGATGCCGCTTTACGGGCATGACATGGATGCGGACGTGACGCCGGGCGCGGCGGCGCTTGGCTGGTCGATCCCGAAAATACGGCGGACGGGCGGCGAGCGCGAAGGCGGCTTCCCCGGTGCGGATGTGATCCTTCCCGAACTGGCCGAAGGGGCCGCGAGCAAGCGCATCGGGCTGCGCCCCGAGGGGCGCGCGCCGATCCGCGAGGGGGTGGCGATTTACGATGCCGCCGAGGGTGGCGCGCAGATCGGCACGGTCTGTTCGGGCGGTTTCGGTCCGTCTGTCGGCGGTCCGGTCGCCATGGCCATCCTGCCATCTGGTCTTTCGGATGGTGATACGGTTTATGCTGAGCTGCGCGGCAAGCGCGTGCCGGTGAAGGTCTCTGATCTGCCCTTCATCAAACCCGACTATAAACGCTGAGGAGCGCGACCCATGCTGAAATATACCGAAGATCATGAATGGCTGAAGCAGGACGGCGACGAGGTCACGGTCGGCATCACTGCCCATGCCAGCGAACAGCTTGGCGATGTCGTTTTCGTCGAACTGCCCGAGATCGGCCGCGAGGTCGAGAAGGGCGAGGAGATCGTGGTGATTGAATCGGTGAAAGCGGCGTCGGACATCGTGGCGCCGATCTCGGGCGAGATCGTCGCCGTAAATGACGACCTGGCCGATAATCCCGGTGCGGTGAATGACGACGCGATGGCGGCGTGGTTTTTCCGCATCAAGCCCGCCGCGGGCGAGGCGATTGACGGCTTCATGGACGAAGCGGCCTATAAAGAGCTGATCGGCTGATGCCGCTGCCGGGGGTTTCCACCCCCGGACCCCCGAGGATATTTAAGCCAGGATGAACTCCTCATCCGGGCGTGGATGGACAGATGACCCGCTGGAACCCGACCGATTATAACCCCGATGATTTCGCCAATCGCCGCCATATCGGCCCCTCTCCGGCCGAGATGGACGAGATGCTGGCGGCGGTCGGGGTGGACAGCCTCGACACGCTGATCGAACAGACCGTGCCGGCTTCGATCCGGCAGGAAGAGGCGCTGGACTGGGTGCCTTTGTCCGAGGCCGGGTTGCTGGACAAGATGCGCGCGGTTGCGGCGAAGAACGAGGTGATGACCAGCCTGATCGGGCAGGGCTATTACGGCACGGTGACTCCGCCCGCGATCCAGCGGAACATTCTGGAAAATCCGGCATGGTATACGGCCTATACGCCCTATCAGCCCGAGATCGCGCAGGGCCGTCTTGAGGCGCTGCTGAACTATCAGACCATGGTGAGCGACCTGACCGGGCTGCCGGTGGCGAATGCGTCCCTGCTGGATGAGGCGACGGCGGCGGCGGAAGCCATGGCCATGGCGCAGCGGGTGGCGAAGTCGAAGGCCAAGGCGTTCTTTATCAGCGAGAACCTGCACCCGCAGACGATTTCCGTGATCGAGACGCGGGCGCAGCCCCTGGGGATCGAGATCATCAAGGGGCAGCCCGAGGATCTGGACCCCGAAGCCGTGTTTGGCGCGATCTTCCAATATCCCGGCACTTACGGACATATCCGGGATCTCAGTGCGGAATGCGCCGCCCTGCATGAGGCGAAGGCCGTTGCCGTGGTGGCGACAGACCTGCTGGCGCTGTGTCTGCTGCGCGAGCCGGGGGCGATGGGGGCGGATATCTGCGTCGGATCAAGCCAGCGTTTCGGAGTGCCGATGGGCTATGGCGGGCCTCATGCCGGGTTCATGTCCTGCCGGGATGAATTCAAGCGGGCCATGCCGGGGCGGATCGTCGGTGTCTCCATCGACGCCAAGGGCAACAAGGCCTACCGGCTGGCTTTGCAGACACGCGAACAGCATATCCGGCGTGAGAAGGCGACCTCGAATGTCTGCACGGCGCAGGCTCTGCTGGCGGTAATGGCATCTTTCTATGCGGTGTTCCATGGCCCGGTGGGCCTGCGGGCCATTGCGCAGCGGGTGCACCTGAATGCGGTGACGATTGCGGATGCGCTGCGCGCCGCCGGGGCCGAGGTGGAACCCGAGGCGTTCTTTGACACGATCACCGTGCGCGTGGGCGTGGGGCAACTTGGTATCCTTGCGGCCGCGCGAAACCATGGCATCAACCTGCGCAGGATCGGGCGGGATCGCGTCGGGATCAGCGTCGATGAAACCACCGATGCCAGCGTCATTGCGCGGCTTCTGGATGCGTTCGGCATTACCGAAGAAGCCACGCCCGCCACCGCGCCCGCGATCCCCGAGGATCTGCTGCGCGAAAGCGACTACCTGACCCATCCGGTGTTCCATATGAACCGGGCGGAATCCGAGATGATGCGCTATATGCGGCGGCTCTCGGACCGGGATCTGGCATTGGATCGAGCGATGATCCCACTGGGCTCCTGCACGATGAAGCTGAATGCGGCGGCGGAAATGATGCCGATCACATGGCCGGAATTCGGTGCTCTGCACCCCTTCGCGCCTGCCGATCAGGCCGCAGGCTATGCCGAGATGCTTGACGATCTGACGCAGAAACTGTGCACGATCACCGGCTATGATGCGTTTTCCATGCAGCCGAACAGCGGCGCGCAGGGGGAATATGCGGGGCTGCTGACGATCCAGGCCTATCACCGTGCGAATGGCGACGATCAGCGCGATGTCTGTCTGGTGCCGTCCAGTGCGCATGGCACCAACCCGGCCTCCGCCCAGATGTGCGGCATGAAGGTCGTGGTGGTGAAATCCGCGCCGAATGGCGATATCGATCTGGAGGATTTCGGCGATAAGGCCAGGGCGGCGGGCGACAGGCTGGCGGCGGTGATGATCACCTATCCCTCGACCCATGGCGTGTTCGAGGACACCGTGCGCGAGGTTTGCAAGATCACCCATGACCATGGCGGTCAGGTCTATATCGACGGCGCGAATATGAATGCGCTTGTCGGGCTGGTGAAACCCGGAGAGATCGGCGGAGATGTCAGCCATTTGAACCTGCACAAGACCTTCTCGATCCCGCATGGCGGTGGCGGGCCGGGCATGGGGCCGATTGGCGTGAAGGCGCATCTGGCGCCCCATCTGCCTGGCGATCCCCAGACAGGCGAGGGCGCGGTCAGCGCGGCGCCGTTCGGGT
This genomic window from Paracoccus sediminicola contains:
- the gltB gene encoding glutamate synthase large subunit gives rise to the protein MTELAHNWHANEDARRKWMAENSLYRAEDEHSSCGVGLVVSIDGTPSRQVVQNGIDALKAIWHRGAVDADGKTGDGAGIHVQIPVPFFYDQIRRTGHEPDKDKLIAVGQVFLPRTDFGAQERCRTIVETEVIRMGHYIYGWRHVPVDISVLGDKANATRPEIEQILIRNDKGLSAVEFERELYIIRRRIEKAAAAAQIPQLYFCSLSCRSIIYKGMMLAEQVAEFYPDLKDERFESAFAIYHQRYSTNTFPQWWLAQPFRMLAHNGEINTLKGNLNWLKSHEIRMASSAFGDMAEDIKPIAPGGSSDSAALDAVFEVMVRSGRSAPMTKTILVPESWSKTVTDMPKAWADMYAYCNAVMEPWDGPAALAMTDGRWVCGGLDRNGLRPMRYVVTGDNLLIAGSEVGMVPVDEANVVEKGALGPGQMICVDMEDGKLYHDSEIKDRLSASQPFGEWIEKVVQLSEEMRDLPEELVFKGEELRRRQTAAGFTIEELENVLSPMAEDGKEAIASMGDDTPPAVLSSQYRPLSHFFRQNFSQVTNPPIDSLRETRVMSLKTRFGNLKNVLDESSSQTEILLLETPFVANGEFAEMMKLFGDSVTQIDCTYPKDAGAEALGEALARIRAEAEDAVRSGAGHLVLSDERIGAERIGVPMILATSAVHSWLTSKGLRTFCSLNVRSAECVDSHYFAVLMGCGATTVNPYLAQDSIADRIDRGLLEGTLIENMRRYRDAIDAGLLKIMSKMGISVLSSYRGGLNFEAVGLSRALVNEYFPGMQSRISGIGLHGIQRKLEEVHARGFQGEAQLLPVGGFYKLRRSGEKHAWGANNMRLLQLACEKASYDVWKQFSKAVRSNPPIHVRDLLDVKPLGKPVPIEEVESITSIRKRFVTPGMSLGALSPEAHMTLNIAMNRIGAKSDSGEGGEDPAHSHPLPNGDNPCAKIKQVASGRFGVTAEYLNACEELEIKVAQGAKPGEGGQLPGMKVTKLIARLRHSTPGVTLISPPPHHDIYSIEDLAQLIYDLKQINPRAKITVKLVASSGVGTIAAGVAKAKADIILISGHNGGTGASPATSIKFAGLPWEMGLTEAHQVLAMNNLRERVTLRTDGGLRTGRDIVMAAMMGAEEYGIGTAALIAMGCIMVRQCQSNTCPVGVCTQDEKLRAMFNGSADKVVNLITFYATEVREVLAEIGARSLDEVIGRADLLTQVSRGAAHLDDLDLNPLLITVDGSDKIVYDRSKPRNAVMDTLDAEIIRDAERFFSAGEKMQLHYAVRNTLRTIGTRTSSMIVQSFGMNNNLQPDHLTVRLTGSAGQSLGAFAAPGLKIEVSGDANDYVGKGLSGGIVVVRPPMASPLNAAENVIIGNTVLYGATEGYLFAAGKAGERFAVRNSGAKAVIEGCGSNGCEYMTGGTAVILGRIGANFGAGMTGGMAYLYDPENVATSYINPETLVTCPVTVAHWEEELKTLIERHAEETNSAKAREILENWDLERGNFLQVCPKEMLPNLEHPIAESGDLAAVPAE
- the rlmH gene encoding 23S rRNA (pseudouridine(1915)-N(3))-methyltransferase RlmH, translating into MRITLLTVGRLRKSPELSLIDDYLDRFAKTGRSLGLPPVQLVEVEDKRGGGMAAEAPLIERAIPQGSFVIMLDERGEQPSSPEFAQRIAALRDQSRDICLIIGGADGLAPALRNRADWQISFGRMVWPHMLVRVMLAEQLYRAASILAGSPYHRA
- the rsfS gene encoding ribosome silencing factor; the protein is MTAAPQDLSSDEILQRILTSLDDDKAEDVVTIDLRGRSAMADHMVIASGRNARQVATIAEKLAQRIKDATGRSARIEGKDAGDWVLIDTDDVVVHVFRPEVREFYQLEKMWMPSDQLKTLRAEMAAH
- a CDS encoding mechanosensitive ion channel family protein, whose amino-acid sequence is MENITPPEDIIDAAGGFWQQLDLLVRNMLSPSRLAQVAAVILLMLAAHLLARLLSPMLRRWLRKREGWPKWQLRIGLIVDRRLRLILFTLMAWAAVGVLTQLSLPALGYVVTIAAELATAVLLIAFLSRLIANPLARRIAKWAAWIWAVLYLLNLTPSAGRLMDSIALSLGSFRISLLTVVQAAAVMTALLAGARVLTGVLTRRLATSADLSPTMRVLTAKILQIGLFTLAIVIGLKAIGVDLTGLAVFSGAVGVGLGFGLQKVVSNLVSGVIILLDKSVKPGDVISLGDTFGWIDALGARYVSVVTRDGKEYLIPNEDLVTNQVVNWSHTNNFVRLDVHFGTAYGDDPHEVSRVAINAAMTVKRVLAQRTPVCWITGFGDSSVDYVLRFWISDAQGGLTNVRGQVFIALWDAFKEHGISIPFPQREVRVLGEDDGAASPKFIAGD
- the gcvT gene encoding glycine cleavage system aminomethyltransferase GcvT encodes the protein MAELKRTPLYDLHVSLGGKMVPFAGWEMPVQFPMGVMGEHLHTRGKAGLFDVSHMGQVILRAPSGKAADAAQVLETAVPANIVGLGEGRQRYGLFTNEQGGILDDLMIANRGDHLFLVVNAACADQDIALLRKLDGVSVEPITDRALLALQGPEAVRVLSALIPAVAEMKFMDVAVLDWDGAEMWVSRSGYTGEDGFEISVPADRAEAFAKALLADEAVAPIGLGARDSLRLEAGMPLYGHDMDADVTPGAAALGWSIPKIRRTGGEREGGFPGADVILPELAEGAASKRIGLRPEGRAPIREGVAIYDAAEGGAQIGTVCSGGFGPSVGGPVAMAILPSGLSDGDTVYAELRGKRVPVKVSDLPFIKPDYKR
- the gcvH gene encoding glycine cleavage system protein GcvH; translation: MLKYTEDHEWLKQDGDEVTVGITAHASEQLGDVVFVELPEIGREVEKGEEIVVIESVKAASDIVAPISGEIVAVNDDLADNPGAVNDDAMAAWFFRIKPAAGEAIDGFMDEAAYKELIG